From the genome of Neodiprion pinetum isolate iyNeoPine1 chromosome 3, iyNeoPine1.2, whole genome shotgun sequence, one region includes:
- the PNKP gene encoding uncharacterized protein F21D5.5 isoform X1, giving the protein MDSGACFSATTKISAVLCCLIKMSVPPQSCYIFSDDKSLPPIYLADETPTFVGRSVATQITDVKCSKQQVWLYASYADYKVFVKQVGSHSSGFNGFKTQKNVKFIAKHGDCLEMLYNKYKYRIEFNPPPDEKAESGSLKKRIYVSSSDGEEDGVNPSKSAKAKKFKILDENIDPDMQTPEDHVEDNVPANGSGECNQTEDLECQENSKPTEQELWEDIDKALLIYTSKGVVARSKIAAYDMDGTLIKTQSGHVFPKDHNDWQLIFSEVPGKLKKLHKEGYKIVIFTNQGSLSLGKWKPSDFKVKIERIIQKIGVPIQVFIATGKSIYRKPLTGMWDSLVNHKNEGVTVDKDSSFFVGDAAGRKKDWGPKKKKDHSSADRLLALNLGLKFQTPEEHFLGHKPAPWELPKFDPMKLTENTDVTDPPTAKLKSDKQEVIIMVGSPGSGKSHFAKVHLPTYRRINRDTLGSWQKCISALEQALSEGKSAVVDNTNPDPTVRQKYIDVVKARGIPVRCFLMGTELEHTKHNNKFRQLTDSLHDTISDAIIHAYIDTKSQVIWRCIRFVKLLLLLILRFCTNFDLMNDEHYRKNFKPPTMDEGFTEIVKINFVPKFKNEKDKKLYQMYLLEK; this is encoded by the exons ATGGATTCCGGCGCGTGTTTCTCGGCTACAACGAAAATCTCCGCGGTTCTCTGTTGTTTAATTAAGATGAGCGTGCCTCCGCAAAGTTGTTACATTTTCAGCGACGACAAATCGCTGCCGCCGATCTATCTTGCTGACGAAACGCCAACTTTCGTCGGGAGAAGCGTCGCCACCCAAATAACTGACGTTAAGTGCTCCAAGCAGCAAG TATGGCTTTATGCAAGCTATGCGGATTACAAAGTATTTGTCAAACAAGTCGGCTCTCACTCGTCCGGCTTTAACGGCTTCAAAACGCAGAAGAATGTGAAATTTATCGCCAAACACGGAGACTGTTTGGAAATGCTTTACAATAAGTACAAATACCGTATAGAATTCAATCCGCCGCCGGACGAGAAGGCCGAGAGCGGCAGTCTCAAGAAGAGAATTTACGTATCTAGTTCCGATGGTGAAGAGGATGGGGTGAATCCGAGTAAATCAGCAAAAGctaagaaattcaaaatcctAGATGAGAATATCGACCCAGATATGCAAACTCCTGAAGATCATGTAGAAGATAACGTGCCAGCTAACGGCAGCGGAGAATGCAACCAAACGGAGGATTTGGAATGTCAGGAAAATTCAAAGCCGACAGAGCAAGAACTTTGGGAAGACATTGATAAGGCTTTACTAATATATACAAGCAAGGGTGTCGTAGCACGATCCAAA ATAGCAGCCTATGATATGGATGGTACCTTGATAAAGACGCAGTCAGGGCATGTTTTTCCCAAAGATCATAACGATTGGCAATTAATTTTCTCTGAGGTGCccggaaaattgaagaaattgcaCAAGGAAGGGTATAAAatagtaatatttacaaatcaGGGATCACTTAGTCTCGGAAAGTGGAAACCCAGTGATTTcaaagtaaaaattgaaaggattatccaaaaaattgGAGTTCCGATACAG GTGTTCATAGCTACTGGAAAAAGTATATACAGAAAACCGTTGACCGGGATGTGGGATTCGCTGGTTAACCAT aaaaacgaAGGAGTAACTGTGGATAAAGATTCCTCTTTTTTTGTCGGCGATGCAGctggaagaaagaaagattgggggccaaaaaaaaagaaagatcaTTCGAGTGCCGATCGATTATTAGCTTTGAATTTgggtttaaaatttcaaacaccaGAGGAACATTTTTTGGGACATAAGCCAGCGCCGTGGGAACTACCTAAATTTGATCCAATGAAATTGACCGAAAATACAGATGTAACAGACCCTCCTACGGCTAAGCTTAAATCAGACAAGCAGGAG GTGATAATTATGGTCGGCAGCCCTGGTTCAGGTAAATCACACTTTGCTAAAGTACACTTGCCTACTTACCGTCGGATAAACCGAGACACCTTGGGCAGTTGGCAAAAGTGTATTTCAGCATTGGAACAAGCACTATCCGAGGGAAAGAGTGCTGTTGTGGATAACACTAACCCAGATCCAACTGTCAGACAGAAATATATCGATGTTGTCAAGGCACGGGGGATTCCGGTGAGATGTTTCTTAATGGGGACGGAACTCGAGCATACAAAACATAACAACAAG TTTCGGCAGCTCACAGACAGCTTACATGACACGATAAGCGACGCAATAATCCACGCGTACAT TGACACAAAGTCGCAAGTAATATGGCGCTGTATCAGATTTGTGAAGCTACTGCTACTGTTGATCTTACGATTCTGCACGAACTTCGACCTCATGAATGATGAACATTACAGAAAGAATTTTAAGCCGCCAACGATGGACGAAGGCTTTACCGAAATCGTCAAGATCAACTTTGTGCCAAagtttaaaaacgaaaaagacaAGAAGCTTTACCAAATGTACCTGCTGGAAAAGTGA
- the PNKP gene encoding uncharacterized protein F21D5.5 isoform X2, with product MDSGACFSATTKISAVLCCLIKMSVPPQSCYIFSDDKSLPPIYLADETPTFVGRSVATQITDVKCSKQQVWLYASYADYKVFVKQVGSHSSGFNGFKTQKNVKFIAKHGDCLEMLYNKYKYRIEFNPPPDEKAESGSLKKRIYVSSSDGEEDGVNPSKSAKAKKFKILDENIDPDMQTPEDHVEDNVPANGSGECNQTEDLECQENSKPTEQELWEDIDKALLIYTSKGVVARSKIAAYDMDGTLIKTQSGHVFPKDHNDWQLIFSEVPGKLKKLHKEGYKIVIFTNQGSLSLGKWKPSDFKVKIERIIQKIGVPIQVFIATGKSIYRKPLTGMWDSLVNHKNEGVTVDKDSSFFVGDAAGRKKDWGPKKKKDHSSADRLLALNLGLKFQTPEEHFLGHKPAPWELPKFDPMKLTENTDVTDPPTAKLKSDKQEVIIMVGSPGSGKSHFAKVHLPTYRRINRDTLGSWQKCISALEQALSEGKSAVVDNTNPDPTVRQKYIDVVKARGIPVRCFLMGTELEHTKHNNKFRQLTDSLHDTISDAIIHAYIKNFKPPTMDEGFTEIVKINFVPKFKNEKDKKLYQMYLLEK from the exons ATGGATTCCGGCGCGTGTTTCTCGGCTACAACGAAAATCTCCGCGGTTCTCTGTTGTTTAATTAAGATGAGCGTGCCTCCGCAAAGTTGTTACATTTTCAGCGACGACAAATCGCTGCCGCCGATCTATCTTGCTGACGAAACGCCAACTTTCGTCGGGAGAAGCGTCGCCACCCAAATAACTGACGTTAAGTGCTCCAAGCAGCAAG TATGGCTTTATGCAAGCTATGCGGATTACAAAGTATTTGTCAAACAAGTCGGCTCTCACTCGTCCGGCTTTAACGGCTTCAAAACGCAGAAGAATGTGAAATTTATCGCCAAACACGGAGACTGTTTGGAAATGCTTTACAATAAGTACAAATACCGTATAGAATTCAATCCGCCGCCGGACGAGAAGGCCGAGAGCGGCAGTCTCAAGAAGAGAATTTACGTATCTAGTTCCGATGGTGAAGAGGATGGGGTGAATCCGAGTAAATCAGCAAAAGctaagaaattcaaaatcctAGATGAGAATATCGACCCAGATATGCAAACTCCTGAAGATCATGTAGAAGATAACGTGCCAGCTAACGGCAGCGGAGAATGCAACCAAACGGAGGATTTGGAATGTCAGGAAAATTCAAAGCCGACAGAGCAAGAACTTTGGGAAGACATTGATAAGGCTTTACTAATATATACAAGCAAGGGTGTCGTAGCACGATCCAAA ATAGCAGCCTATGATATGGATGGTACCTTGATAAAGACGCAGTCAGGGCATGTTTTTCCCAAAGATCATAACGATTGGCAATTAATTTTCTCTGAGGTGCccggaaaattgaagaaattgcaCAAGGAAGGGTATAAAatagtaatatttacaaatcaGGGATCACTTAGTCTCGGAAAGTGGAAACCCAGTGATTTcaaagtaaaaattgaaaggattatccaaaaaattgGAGTTCCGATACAG GTGTTCATAGCTACTGGAAAAAGTATATACAGAAAACCGTTGACCGGGATGTGGGATTCGCTGGTTAACCAT aaaaacgaAGGAGTAACTGTGGATAAAGATTCCTCTTTTTTTGTCGGCGATGCAGctggaagaaagaaagattgggggccaaaaaaaaagaaagatcaTTCGAGTGCCGATCGATTATTAGCTTTGAATTTgggtttaaaatttcaaacaccaGAGGAACATTTTTTGGGACATAAGCCAGCGCCGTGGGAACTACCTAAATTTGATCCAATGAAATTGACCGAAAATACAGATGTAACAGACCCTCCTACGGCTAAGCTTAAATCAGACAAGCAGGAG GTGATAATTATGGTCGGCAGCCCTGGTTCAGGTAAATCACACTTTGCTAAAGTACACTTGCCTACTTACCGTCGGATAAACCGAGACACCTTGGGCAGTTGGCAAAAGTGTATTTCAGCATTGGAACAAGCACTATCCGAGGGAAAGAGTGCTGTTGTGGATAACACTAACCCAGATCCAACTGTCAGACAGAAATATATCGATGTTGTCAAGGCACGGGGGATTCCGGTGAGATGTTTCTTAATGGGGACGGAACTCGAGCATACAAAACATAACAACAAG TTTCGGCAGCTCACAGACAGCTTACATGACACGATAAGCGACGCAATAATCCACGCGTACAT AAAGAATTTTAAGCCGCCAACGATGGACGAAGGCTTTACCGAAATCGTCAAGATCAACTTTGTGCCAAagtttaaaaacgaaaaagacaAGAAGCTTTACCAAATGTACCTGCTGGAAAAGTGA
- the LOC138190718 gene encoding uncharacterized protein, whose translation MKIQISTFIVLVVIAQCSLGLVQPITASGSSFDIDYCGIKADLETATRLSIEGIGHIFDLQGDILARLIDENGILSQHVSNEIRVAKNKTLTAFDSAYLIVSNTIAGTQPAASSANTNIRYVVDYYSMMEVDHIFASIYLIINTSNQCSDSYSEVLAKLGDNLHASISATYTVIEKLFMKIQGVQKYESQIEALFKEIQLSVISENTIGKEFIFSGMEILAKAAFGINPENQGRCCTLEEYRNRTIATVRKRMNLIHTAIKLKSLALSGSGVDLFGHFSVIDSGQEMATAAAQTVTVSITNAAISKINKAASEYISASESESCNINIAKDETYDNFKDFSHVVLRMATITDSGTSSSAMTSSFMIDFALKKLVSNFFDAVKSSGEIETFHNSIPSTARNIVQAVFTAIQNGQKYSDEIQTVIDESRVNATSQFETLLIGMDQVLELVVEASTVTNVNYAKLSAQIIIARSDLSSAFQSVIEHFFNAIRLLLVNKNSPDRSKITSIILIQNNETKASFDFRDAFTMIFEIIETFLAKIIITNQNGSKYYLPTNYSIAAPEVNLTEIINKLISASNLMMDTFLTINPGASATAETARSAMNYHFTNVIEVIYQSTLLVYCQNCAGILAEVRDFQEQATSNFTAAMKHMFNAFGQKNNTQLGSMIYEYRKRTVETIVAAFDSVCSVIRDVINQAYPLTRMENDLISTRITAAKKRTYNLMKTRINQQRDADIECDTDSAEIEAVNKSGTSMEAIFAAISYLIPPRENGRESEDNESSINTMQIRAISDMNIVIGRSYDVIERMYTNKMLKQEGNTDKCPCKIQS comes from the exons atgaaaatccaaATCAGTACTTTCATAGTGCTCGTGGTAATTGCACAGTGCTCTCTCGGATTAGTGCAACCAATTACTGCTTCCGGTTCTTCGTTTGACATCGACTACTGTGGAATAAAAGCTGACCTAGAGACAGCAACTCGTCTGTCTATAGAAGGAATCGGTCATATTTTTGATCTCCAAGGTGACATTTTGGCTAGACTTATTGACGAAAATGGAATCTTGAGTCAGCATGTCTCGAATGAAATTCGAGTGgccaaaaacaaaacacttACCGCCTTTGATAGTGCATATTTGATTGTGTCAAATACAATTGCCGGAACGCAACCAGCGGCATCCTCGGCGAACACAAACATCCGATACGTCGTCGACTACTACTCAATGATGGAAGTTGATCAtatttttgcctcaatttATCTCATAATAAATACTTCAAACCAGTGTAGTGACAGCTATTCGGAGGTCTTAGCTAAACTAGGAGATAATCTACACGCATCAATTTCTGCAACCTATACTGTGATTGAGAAACTTTTCATGAAAATACAAGGCGTCCAAAAATACGAATCTCAAATTGAAGCTTTATTTAAGGAGATCCAGCTAAGTGTTATTTCAGAAAATACGATTGGAAAAGAATTTATATTTAGTGGAATGGAAATCTTGGCCAAGGCTGCTTTCGGAATTAACCCTGAAAATCAGGGTCGTTGCTGTACGCTGGAAGAATACAGGAACAGAACAATAGCCACGGTCAGAAAAAGGATGAATTTGATCCATACCgcaattaaattgaaatctCTCGCTCTTTCCGGAAGTGGTGTTGACTTGTTCGGACACTTCTCTGTTATCGACTCGGGTCAGGAAATGGCAACGGCTGCTGCCCAAACGGTTACTGTCAGTATCACGAATGCCGCGATATCCAAGATAAATAAAGCTGCTAGCGAATACATAAGCGCATCTGAATCTGAGTCTTGCAACATTAATATTGCAAAAGACGAAACGTATGACAACTTCAAGGACTTTAGTCACGTCGTGTTGCGTATGGCTACAATAACCGATTCCGGAACATCCTCAAGTGCTATGACATCCAGTTTTATGATAGattttgcattgaaaaaacttgtaagtaatttttttgatgCAGTAAAATCGTCAGGGGAAATTGAAACTTTTCATAATTCAATACCTTCCACCGCTCGGAATATAGTTCAAGCTGTCTTCACGGCGATTCAAAACGGccaaaagtattcggatgaaATTCAAACTGTGATTGACGAATCACGAGTAAACGCAACTTCACAATTTGAGACGCTATTGATTGGTATGGACCAAGTACTTGAGCTTGTGGTTGAGGCTTCTACGGTGACCAACGTCAATTATGCGAAGCTTTCAGCTCAGATTATAATAGCACGCTCCGATTTAAGCTCCGCATTCCAGAGCGtcattgaacattttttcaacgcaATACGACTTCTTCTAGTGAACAAAAATTCCCCTGACCGGTCTAAAATCACATCCATtattcttattcaaaataacgaaacAAAAGCGTCTTTTGATTTTCGCGATGCATTTACaatgatatttgaaataatagaAACTTTCTTAGCCAAAATTATAATCACAAATCAGAATGGAAGTAAATATTATTTGCCGACGAATTACTCCATCGCAGCTCCAGAGGTCAActtgactgaaataatcaataaattaataaGTGCAAGCAACTTAATGATGGATACATTTTTAACCATCAATCCTGGAGCTTCAGCAACAGCTGAAACAGCAAGGTCAGCAATGAATTACCATTTTACCAATGTGATTGAGGTTATTTACCAGTCGACCCTGCTAGTATACTGTCAAAATTGTGCCGGAATTCTAGCTGAAGTCAGAGACTTCCAGGAACAAGCAACTTCGAACTTCACGGCTGCAATGAAACATATGTTCAATGCATTCGGCCAAAAGAACAACACTCAACTCGGAAGTATGATTTATGAATACAGAAAGAGAACAGTTGAGACCATCGTAGCTGCATTTGACTCAGTGTGCAGTGTCATTCGCGACGTTATCAATCAAGCCTACCCACTGACTCGAATGGAAAATGATCTCATTTCAACCCGCATCACCGCCGCCAAAAAGAGAACCTACAACCTGATGAAAA CGCGAATAAATCAACAACGCGATGCCGATATTGAATGCGATACCGATAGTGCAGAAATCGAAGCAGTTAACAAATCCGGGACGTCGATGGAAGCTATCTTTGCCGCGATATCCTATCTGATACCACCTCGTGAAAATGGCCGTGAAAGCGAGGATAATGAATCTTCAATTAACACCATGCAAATCAGAGCAATTTCCGATATGAACATTGTAATTGGTCGTTCTTACGACGTTATTGAAAGAATGTATACAAATAAAATGTTAAAACAAGAGGGAAACACAGATAAATGTCCTTGTAAAATACAGAGTTAG